In Pseudoalteromonas xiamenensis, the following are encoded in one genomic region:
- a CDS encoding rhodanese-related sulfurtransferase codes for MSAPFVVCAMYKFVSLPNFKEIREPLQTIMEQNEVRGTLLLASEGINGTVAGKREGIDALLAWLNSQPGLDNIVFKESFDEECPFYRTKVKLKKEIVTLGVEGIDPLNVVGTYVKPQDWNALISDPDVVLVDTRNDYEIEIGTFKNAIDPKTKTFREFPQWAKENLDPSKHKKVAMFCTGGIRCEKSTAYMKEQGFDEVYHLEGGILKYLEEVPKEETMWEGECFVFDNRVAVNHDLEKGSYDQCHGCRLPITEEDKLRPEYEEGISCHHCHDEVTEEQRARFAERQKQIKLAEKRGEGHIGHDAQLALQERREQKIAQKEAQRSRK; via the coding sequence ATGTCTGCTCCTTTTGTTGTGTGCGCAATGTACAAATTTGTGTCACTGCCAAATTTCAAAGAAATCCGTGAACCACTTCAAACGATAATGGAACAAAATGAAGTGCGTGGAACATTACTCCTTGCCTCTGAAGGTATAAACGGTACTGTTGCCGGAAAACGTGAAGGTATTGACGCATTGTTGGCTTGGTTAAACAGCCAACCGGGTCTTGATAATATCGTCTTCAAAGAGTCATTTGATGAGGAATGCCCGTTTTACCGCACAAAAGTGAAGTTGAAAAAAGAAATTGTTACGCTTGGCGTTGAAGGTATCGATCCGTTAAACGTAGTTGGCACATACGTAAAACCACAAGATTGGAATGCACTGATTTCCGATCCTGATGTTGTCCTTGTTGATACGCGTAACGACTATGAAATCGAGATCGGTACGTTTAAAAACGCGATTGATCCAAAGACTAAAACTTTCCGTGAGTTTCCTCAGTGGGCAAAAGAGAATTTAGACCCAAGCAAGCACAAGAAAGTCGCGATGTTCTGTACAGGTGGGATCCGTTGCGAAAAGTCAACAGCCTACATGAAAGAGCAGGGTTTCGATGAAGTTTACCATTTAGAAGGTGGTATTCTGAAATACCTCGAAGAAGTGCCGAAAGAAGAAACGATGTGGGAAGGCGAATGCTTTGTTTTCGATAACCGCGTGGCAGTTAATCATGATTTAGAAAAAGGGTCTTACGACCAATGTCACGGTTGCCGTTTGCCAATCACAGAAGAAGATAAATTGCGTCCTGAGTACGAAGAAGGAATCTCTTGTCACCATTGTCATGATGAAGTGACAGAAGAACAACGTGCTCGTTTCGCTGAACGTCAAAAGCAAATTAAACTTGCTGAGAAACGTGGTGAAGGACACATCGGTCATGATGCACAACTAGCACTTCAAGAGCGCCGTGAACAAAAGATAGCGCAAAAAGAAGCACAGCGCAGTCGCAAATAA
- a CDS encoding DUF1842 domain-containing protein, producing the protein MSTESLYLVKLQYKTGLVGSGSMVLQLAVDPVTGSLNGRANGAIQEGTQHSPTFTSSASGHMHATGLNGVTKVAAVTGQAVVSFPPPAIGSYLAPFTASFAVDNEWNGKGSFSVGDNTYQCQVSLAD; encoded by the coding sequence ATGTCTACAGAAAGCCTATATCTCGTCAAACTGCAATATAAAACAGGTCTAGTAGGTAGTGGATCAATGGTACTTCAGCTTGCAGTAGATCCTGTGACTGGTTCATTAAACGGTCGTGCAAATGGTGCGATTCAAGAAGGTACGCAACACTCTCCAACATTTACGTCAAGCGCATCGGGTCATATGCATGCAACAGGCTTAAATGGTGTTACAAAAGTAGCTGCTGTAACAGGGCAGGCTGTTGTTTCTTTCCCACCACCTGCTATTGGCAGTTACCTAGCACCATTTACAGCAAGTTTTGCAGTTGATAACGAATGGAATGGTAAAGGTAGTTTCTCAGTTGGTGACAATACTTACCAATGCCAAGTTAGTTTAGCTGACTAA
- a CDS encoding DEAD/DEAH box helicase, whose translation MNSSYLLLITLKRHYVHIKLKGYFEHLRLSHWGAGACLADDMGLGKTLQAIAILLARAHSGPSLIIAPTSVCFNWQNELKRFAPTLNVIALGQKQAGEDRTSVLANLQPFDCVIVSYSLLQRLSDELQQTRWTTTIADEAQFLKNPLSSRSKAAYSLKSDFKMALTGTPIENNLTELWSIFRFINPGLLGNLKRFNIRFSLPIERKEDDPVAAKKAAVGLKALLSPFLLRRTKDEVLKDLPEKTEIDLPVVLSDEEMAFYESLRQSAVDELSKTALVQNPGEQRLRMLAELVKLRQACCDSRLLIEHSVLPQSKLNTLLELVKSLRESNHRVLIFSQFVGFLRLIQQAFDAQHLSYQYLDGSTPTETRQSRIAAFQQGEGDAFLISLKAGGFGLNLTQADYVIHMDPWWNPAAQDQATDRVHRIGQTKPVTVYRLFAQHTVEERILELHEKKRELATHLLADTDMVQPTDVNEVLTMLKEVF comes from the coding sequence ATGAACTCGAGTTATCTATTGCTCATAACCTTGAAGCGACATTACGTCCATATCAAATTGAAGGGGTATTTTGAGCATCTTAGACTATCACATTGGGGGGCGGGAGCCTGTTTAGCCGATGACATGGGACTTGGCAAAACCCTCCAAGCAATCGCAATTTTGCTCGCCAGAGCGCACAGTGGACCAAGTCTTATTATTGCGCCCACGTCGGTATGCTTTAATTGGCAAAATGAACTGAAACGTTTTGCACCAACATTAAACGTCATCGCTCTAGGTCAAAAACAAGCCGGTGAAGATAGAACATCCGTTTTAGCCAACCTACAACCCTTTGATTGCGTTATCGTGAGTTACAGCTTATTGCAACGTCTATCCGACGAGCTTCAACAGACACGTTGGACAACGACCATAGCCGATGAAGCTCAGTTTCTTAAAAATCCGCTGTCGAGTCGTTCAAAAGCGGCTTATTCACTTAAGTCAGACTTTAAAATGGCGCTAACGGGAACGCCTATTGAAAACAACCTCACTGAATTATGGAGTATTTTTCGTTTTATCAACCCTGGGCTACTTGGCAATTTAAAGCGCTTTAACATACGCTTTTCGCTCCCCATTGAACGTAAAGAAGATGACCCTGTCGCTGCAAAAAAAGCGGCTGTCGGTCTTAAAGCACTATTAAGTCCTTTTTTACTAAGAAGAACAAAAGACGAAGTCTTAAAGGATCTGCCAGAAAAGACCGAAATTGATTTGCCCGTTGTGTTATCCGATGAAGAAATGGCCTTTTATGAATCACTTCGACAATCGGCAGTCGATGAGCTTTCTAAAACTGCGTTAGTGCAAAATCCGGGGGAGCAGCGCTTACGCATGCTGGCTGAACTCGTTAAATTGCGCCAAGCCTGTTGCGATTCACGTTTACTCATTGAACACAGTGTGCTGCCACAAAGTAAACTCAATACGCTGCTTGAACTGGTTAAGTCACTGCGAGAAAGCAACCATAGAGTGCTTATATTCAGTCAATTCGTTGGATTCTTGAGGTTGATACAGCAAGCTTTTGATGCGCAACACCTCTCCTATCAATATTTGGATGGTAGTACTCCGACAGAAACAAGACAAAGTCGCATCGCTGCGTTTCAACAAGGCGAAGGAGATGCATTTTTGATAAGTCTCAAGGCAGGTGGTTTTGGACTGAATCTTACGCAAGCCGATTATGTTATTCATATGGATCCATGGTGGAACCCTGCAGCACAAGATCAAGCTACCGACCGAGTGCACCGGATAGGTCAAACCAAACCGGTCACCGTATATAGATTGTTTGCGCAACATACTGTTGAAGAACGTATTCTAGAATTACATGAAAAGAAACGAGAACTTGCAACACACCTGTTGGCTGACACCGATATGGTGCAACCCACAGACGTGAACGAAGTGCTTACCATGCTAAAAGAAGTGTTTTAA
- a CDS encoding methyl-accepting chemotaxis protein, with translation MKFKHKIVLLSSIVLVIALGTLSIKQYFLLEDNLKKQVDHSVDEIIQGISNTVTAQMQGSLDLAELTTSLVANTNALEEAFPILSQPKLTSTFLLIGYGQESTGKYVASDPSWDPGPTWDPRKRPWYTDAKNANKLIVTAPYADAVTKEILVSIGVPVKKSGSFGGAIFFDVSLAKLSEMINAFRLFNAGYAFMVSNDGSIISHPDAKLNGKDMKSFLPAVSTQNGAQTIQIDGKDKILVFQSVKGMDWKIGVLLDKDIVFAAVSEMRNDSVLLTLIALAASIGILLFFVNSLLRPLEEINFAMANIAKGNADLTVRLTAPDEPEFKAMAENFNAFTERLQNLIGEIQRLGRDILKDAKQTSREARKSREAIDKQLQALDTLTNATEHLSETEKQVAATAQDAPKAIQETDATAVSGQRVVAETTNTIAHLSTQIAEAVNVVTELEVSSSGIEQILSVINGIAEQTNLLALNAAIEAARAGESGRGFAVVADEVRTLARRTQEATTEIKAMIDQLQAGAVSAVQVMKLSQQVVEKTVGKADETKVVLEQMRSAIANIVHLNVEIANMLNQQGHIVDNVNSNAADIRGISETVYRDSQTVDSTMHSQVDKIAHQEDMLEQFKV, from the coding sequence GTGAAGTTTAAACACAAGATTGTATTACTGTCCTCTATCGTACTTGTGATAGCGCTCGGTACACTTTCAATCAAACAATATTTTCTGCTTGAAGATAATCTAAAAAAGCAAGTTGATCACAGTGTCGATGAAATAATACAAGGCATAAGCAACACTGTCACCGCTCAAATGCAAGGTAGTTTGGATTTGGCAGAACTGACGACGAGTCTCGTTGCTAATACAAATGCATTGGAAGAAGCCTTCCCTATTTTGTCACAGCCAAAGCTCACTTCGACTTTCCTACTTATCGGATATGGTCAAGAAAGTACTGGTAAATACGTAGCAAGTGATCCGTCATGGGATCCTGGTCCGACTTGGGATCCTCGAAAACGCCCTTGGTACACCGATGCAAAAAATGCCAATAAACTCATCGTGACCGCCCCTTATGCCGATGCTGTAACGAAAGAAATTTTGGTTTCAATTGGCGTGCCCGTTAAAAAATCAGGGTCGTTTGGGGGCGCTATTTTCTTTGATGTGAGCCTTGCCAAATTAAGCGAAATGATTAACGCATTCAGACTGTTTAACGCGGGATACGCTTTTATGGTCAGCAACGACGGCAGTATTATTTCTCACCCCGATGCAAAACTAAACGGCAAAGACATGAAGTCATTTCTGCCAGCAGTTTCAACTCAAAACGGCGCACAAACGATTCAAATTGATGGAAAAGATAAAATATTAGTGTTCCAGTCTGTTAAAGGCATGGATTGGAAAATTGGTGTGTTACTCGACAAAGACATTGTGTTTGCTGCCGTCTCTGAAATGCGTAACGACTCGGTTCTTCTAACACTCATCGCGCTAGCTGCCAGTATCGGTATATTGCTTTTCTTTGTAAATTCGCTTCTTCGTCCACTGGAAGAAATCAACTTTGCGATGGCAAACATCGCTAAAGGTAATGCGGATCTTACGGTCCGTTTAACCGCGCCCGACGAACCTGAGTTCAAAGCAATGGCAGAGAACTTCAATGCGTTTACCGAACGCCTGCAAAACTTGATCGGTGAAATTCAGCGCCTTGGTCGTGATATTTTAAAAGACGCCAAACAAACATCAAGAGAAGCACGAAAATCACGAGAAGCTATAGATAAACAGCTCCAAGCACTTGATACACTTACTAATGCAACGGAACATCTCTCTGAAACAGAGAAACAGGTTGCGGCAACGGCTCAAGACGCGCCGAAGGCAATTCAAGAAACGGACGCCACTGCGGTGAGTGGACAACGCGTCGTCGCAGAAACCACAAACACCATCGCTCACTTATCTACACAAATCGCCGAAGCGGTAAATGTAGTAACCGAACTTGAAGTCTCATCAAGCGGCATTGAACAAATTCTTTCCGTTATCAATGGTATCGCTGAACAAACCAATTTACTCGCCTTGAACGCTGCAATTGAAGCAGCTCGAGCGGGCGAATCTGGACGCGGTTTCGCGGTCGTAGCAGACGAAGTTCGAACGCTTGCGCGACGCACGCAGGAAGCCACCACTGAAATCAAAGCAATGATAGATCAGCTTCAAGCTGGGGCCGTGAGCGCCGTACAGGTAATGAAACTGAGTCAACAAGTCGTTGAAAAAACGGTTGGTAAAGCGGATGAAACTAAAGTGGTGTTGGAGCAAATGCGTTCCGCGATTGCAAATATCGTTCATCTCAATGTTGAAATCGCGAATATGCTGAATCAACAAGGTCATATTGTCGATAATGTGAATTCAAATGCCGCGGACATTCGTGGCATATCAGAAACCGTCTATCGAGATTCGCAAACCGTCGACAGCACCATGCATTCGCAAGTCGACAAAATCGCTCATCAAGAAGACATGCTAGAACAATTTAAGGTTTAG
- a CDS encoding acyl-CoA thioesterase — MPQHQLTFRFLAEPTDVNFGGKVHGGVVMKWIDQAGYACAAGWSGSYCVTVSVAGVRFHRPILVGQIVEVSAQIAHTGKTSMQIFIRVRCGDPKKQQLVETNHCVISFIAMDQAGYPVEVPKFEPKTEEEKRLELYALKMKDIAIETETLLQNTVVPNSEEE; from the coding sequence ATGCCGCAGCATCAACTCACTTTCCGATTCCTCGCAGAACCAACTGACGTCAATTTTGGCGGTAAAGTGCATGGTGGCGTTGTGATGAAATGGATTGACCAAGCAGGCTACGCTTGTGCCGCAGGTTGGAGTGGCAGCTACTGCGTTACGGTGTCTGTCGCAGGGGTGCGCTTTCATCGTCCGATTCTTGTCGGTCAAATCGTAGAAGTGAGCGCTCAAATTGCACATACGGGTAAAACCAGCATGCAAATCTTTATACGCGTTCGATGTGGCGACCCCAAAAAGCAGCAGCTTGTTGAAACAAATCATTGCGTCATCAGTTTTATTGCTATGGACCAAGCTGGTTACCCTGTTGAAGTTCCTAAATTTGAGCCTAAAACAGAAGAAGAAAAGCGTTTAGAATTGTACGCTCTCAAAATGAAAGACATCGCGATTGAGACAGAAACACTGTTGCAAAATACCGTCGTCCCCAATTCCGAAGAAGAGTAA